Genomic DNA from Cytophagia bacterium CHB2:
ACCATGCCTTGGGTTATGATCTAAATACCGCGGAATTTGCGGTGCGCGACGGTATACCGTACGCGATTGATTTTGGCAATCCCGCGCCGGATTGCGATTACAAATCTGTTACCGCGCCAAATTTCGAATGGGTGGTCGACAAGATGTCTGATCTCGCTATCGAACGCGCGCAGCTTCCAGCGCAACCGCCCACGGAGTTTTTGTGGTCAGACTTCATCGGCCAAACGGGTTTTGATCCGGTTGCGCCGCCGGCGGCCAAAACGACGCGCGGCAAAGGCAAGTGAGCATCACCGAAGGAGCGCTATCGTGAAAGAACAGTTCACCCTCGGAATTGAAGAGGAGTTCCAAATCGTCGATCCTCAAACGCGGGAATTGCGTTCGCATGTTTCCCAAATGCTGGCAGACGGCAAGATGTTGTTACAGGAAAACATCAAACCGGAGATGCACCAATCCGTGGTGGAGGTGGGCACCGGCATTTGCAAAGACATTAAAGAAGCGCGGCAAAGTGTGTCGGCGCTGCGACGCGGCATCGCGCAAATCGCGGCCAAAAACGGGTTGCGCATTGTCGCCGCCGGCACACACCCGTTTTCGGATTGGCGGATGCAGGAGATTACCGAGCACGAACGTTACAAAAACATCATCGACGAAATGGGCGACGTGGCGCGCGCCAATCTGATTTTCGGCCTGCACGTTCACGTCGGCGTCGATGATCGCGAAACGGCGATTGCGCTTTGCAATCAGATGCGTTATTTCCTGCCGCATATTTTGGCCCTGTCGACGAGTTCGCCGTTCTGGCTGGGCCGGCGCACGGGTTTGAAATCCACGCGCGCCGTCATCTTTCGCCGCTTTCCGCGCACCGGCATCCCGGATTATTTTGCATCCTGGGCCGACTTTGAAGATTTCGTGCAGACGCTGGTCAAAACCAATTGCATCGACAACGGCAAAAAAATTTGGTGGGACATCCGGCCGCACGCCTTCTTCAACACTCTCGAAGTCCGCATTTGCGACTTGCCGACGCGCCTGGATACCACGATTGCCCTGGCCGCGCTGATTCAAGCCACCGTTTGCAAGCTGTGGATGCTGCACAAAAACAACATGAGCTTCCGCATTTATCGCCCCACCCTGATCGAAGAAAACAAATGGCGCGCCGCGCGCTACGGCGTCGAGGGCAAGCTCATTGACTTCGGCAAGCAAAAAGAAGTACCGTTACGCGATTTGATTTATGAGTATATTCGTTTCGTGGATGAGGCGGTGGATGAATTGGACAGCCGCGAGGAAATCAATTACCTCTACCGCATTCTCGACGGCGGATCGAGCGCCGATCGCCAGCTTCGCGTCTATGAGGAAAGCAATCACGATTTGACTGCGGTTGTGGATTATCTGATTAAGGAGACGATGGAAGGAGTGGCGTGAGGCTTCCCGGCTCAGGCGCATCGAATGAAATTTTCAGCCCCATGCCTTTTAGGCTGGGGCTTTTTGTTTATGCAACCCCAGGAGTTCCAGAAAAAACTTGCCATCGAGTTTAGCCGTCCAGCGCAGCTTTTGCAGGAAGGAAGCTGATGGTTTTTCCGTGCGATTTCCGGCGGCGCCGCTCAACTCTGCCGGCGGATAAAACACGTGCGTCTCAA
This window encodes:
- a CDS encoding carboxylate-amine ligase, with the translated sequence MKEQFTLGIEEEFQIVDPQTRELRSHVSQMLADGKMLLQENIKPEMHQSVVEVGTGICKDIKEARQSVSALRRGIAQIAAKNGLRIVAAGTHPFSDWRMQEITEHERYKNIIDEMGDVARANLIFGLHVHVGVDDRETAIALCNQMRYFLPHILALSTSSPFWLGRRTGLKSTRAVIFRRFPRTGIPDYFASWADFEDFVQTLVKTNCIDNGKKIWWDIRPHAFFNTLEVRICDLPTRLDTTIALAALIQATVCKLWMLHKNNMSFRIYRPTLIEENKWRAARYGVEGKLIDFGKQKEVPLRDLIYEYIRFVDEAVDELDSREEINYLYRILDGGSSADRQLRVYEESNHDLTAVVDYLIKETMEGVA